ATTCTCAAAGTTTAGAGGTAATTTTCTGATAACATCAAATTGTTGTGATAATTCATGAGTGTCCAAGACTATATTTGTATGACagaataaaattttaaacttctgcTATATTTTTGTGTTAAAAAACGATGCACCAACAAGTACAACCGAGAAGGAAATCCGGATGAGCATCTCTCCTGATTCGAAATGTAGTCTTACTACATCAGTATGACAACCCTATCAAGTGTCGAGTCTTCCTCACCGTTTTGGTCGGGTTGGCTCAACAATGATTCAATCTGCTCAAGCTAGGTGACATCCGAACATTTCAACATTTCAGTTAGGGCCTTTCTTTATCGGTTTGCGAGCAGCAAAAAGCATCATGTGAAGACTCTGAGCCTCTTCAGAATCAAGCAACAGAACATGAGGGTTCGCGTGCGTATATTCGCAGGTTCAATGCTATGGTTGTGGAATTTCCTTCCATCATGTTGGACTTAATAGTAAGCACTTTCACTCGGGGGTTGAGGCTGGGAGATTTCTTTAAGTCTATCGTGAAGAAACCATTTACCAATTTTGAGAATAAGTTAGCGAAGGCAGAAAAGTATGTTAATAAGAAAGAAGTACAGAGAGTTTTAAATCAGAAGGAGGCCCGGCCACCCAATCCTGTGGCCATGCCGaaccaatccaatccaatctgTCCGAATTTCTCGGACAATTCATTGCCTACACACTCTTGAAAGTAAGTAAGTTCTAAACGAAATAAATGATTATATAGACTTCCTTCTTACCCTTGACGATCTGTAATAAGCATAATATTTCGTTACATAGATGATACTATGATTCGTTCTCAGTGGCCCTCgtaaaaaaaaacacaataaaACCACCAATTCAAAGCAATCAAATGATTCGTCATTTTATACCTTGGCAGAAAACGTTTTAAAACTCTAGCTAAATATCTAAGTATTAATTGAAATAATTACATTTTTAGTCTTATAgtttacatttttttattttattttccgtCGTGTTAACGTTGATAGGATTCTGAATGACAACTAAGCTCTTATCCAAATAGAAATGTTTGAATCTTGGACATTGTGATTTGTGACGAAGACTCATGCATGAAGATGAAGTCCCATGATATGTTAATAATGGGTGTCGTTTATATTAAACTGTATATTAGGCATAAAGTCGGATCTTATTGCTTAATATTAACAGGAAATACATGGAGTATTTATTGGAAAAACTCTATGTAACTAAAGTCCTAAAACAGTGGAAACTTATCTAAGAAATCTAGCAAACTTTGgaacataaaataaaaataaactatCATCCTAACAACTGATTTATTGGATAATAAACTAGTATCTCATTCTCAACTCTCCCCTCAAACTAGGTCATATATGTTGATCATGCCTAACTTGTAAATCAAATTTTCCATACTCTTGCCACCAACTTCATAAAATTTAGAACAAAGTAggcaaaaaaatataataatagttATACAAGTAGGGGAGAACATTTCTCACAGCAGACCAAAAAAAGGATCAAATATTTGCTACAACCTTCAAAGGAGGGAAGCAACATCTCCTATTTTCATTGAGGCATTTTAAGCATTGCAATTATCACAATCCGATCATTGGTAGAAGAAAAAAAAGACTATATGGGTCGGAAAACAAATGGTCAACATCACTTGTGTATTCATTTAATAGAAAGAAATGCGACTCCAAGTAACAGACCGCAAAAAAATAGGAATTTACACGTTTTCCGGGAATAATGGCACGTAGGCGTGAAATGAATGTGGTGATGGTAGTGGAAGAATTCTTCGCGAATCTAGATGTCAACCGAATGATATAGACCGGTAACAGAATTACGTCCAGCACCATTGGAATCGGAATTACCGTAAAATGGTGAGTGGAGCTCCCCAGAATTTGATGATTTCCGTGACTTCGGATTTTTGGGAGACGCGGAGTATGATTCTGTGGAACCACTGGTAGTGTTATAAAAGGATGAGGAAGGAAGCCCGTGGATCCTTGGCAGGCCTGTTGGGTCAGTGCTCAAGCTGTATCCCCTTTGGACTGACTCAGCTTCAAGTGGTAATTCATCCAACGTCTAACATGGAAAAAATTTCATCACCAGTGGGAGAAGTAAAAGAACCAGAATTCTAACTTTTAATAAAACACAGCACATACAGGTTAGAGATACATATGACTATGAATTGTGATGTAACGGCTGGTTTGATTGTGTTAAAAACTCAATGACCATTAACTTTCTACCCAGAGATTGGGAAAAGCCAAACTGTTGCTAGACGTAGCTCTGACTGGATGAGAATCCATGCCGGGAATGTTCAATGCACCAAAAAACAGAAACTATGCAAAATAAAGCTATCAATTGAAGATGTGTGAGCCATGGATGTTCTATGGATTACAAAATTTGATCAACCATCacaaatattgaaaataaaagtAAACAAGGCCATAAAGGGGCATGAGAGAATAAAAATGTGATGAGGCATTTCTGAAGGaaatattcaaatatttcaagaaagCTCTTGGGGTGCTACAAGTCAACAAGGGATGTTGTAACACTTCAAATTCTGGCACTTACCCGGAAAGCTTGCTGCAGGACCCGAAGTGACTCCCGGGTACGCTTTCTCTTCATGGCTACCTCGTCTGGCTCCTGTAACATCTCTTCGAGCAAGTTGTCTCTGcccaaaacataaaaaaaaaaaaatacaaaaatccAAATTTAGGCAGTTGAGGAAACAATGAAAAGCATAACCTGTGATTAGCTAAAATAATAGTCAGACACTTTATAACCTTGCAGACagggaaaaaaatgaaaaacattgACCATTTTTCTCAAACTCAAGCCAGTCAATAAATGACACCATGCAAAGATTATGAAGTGGCCTTTTCTTTGGAAAGAAGAACACAGTTAAGAAAACTTCGTGTAAAACATGGATGTAAAAGGAAGAAGCATTAGACTAGTGGTAATTTCTAACCCTTTGTCTCGCTCTTATGTAGGACGAGACTAGAATGAAGCAATACAGATTACAAGGGACTCAAGCCAAGCAATAAATGTTACCGAGCAAAGATAACGAAGTAGTTTCCTATTCGGACAGAAGAACACATAAGAAAACTTCGTGACATGAATGTAAAAAGAAAGGAAAGTAGTTATTATTTCTATCCCTTTGACTCATTCTAGAGTGTGATGAGACAGAAATGAAGTAACATAGTTTCCAACTAAGGCACTCAAGCCTCTCTCTGCTAGCCTGTGTATAATTCTGATTTCAGATATAACCTATCAATTGAAACATGAAACTGACACATCAACTTAACTTTGCTTGTTGGGTTTTTATCTCTTCGACCATATAAAAATATACAAAGCTTTTAGAAACAGAACATACCTGTAAAGCTTTTTGATGAATACATTGTGGAGCTCCCGCTTGGTGTGGTTTACCTGCATCACAATAccaacaataataaataattattaaacaaatatGCATGCAATTTAAGATAACAAAAAAGGACAAGTCAATATCTGAACACCAGCAACTGCTAGAAAAAATTGCCCAAGGAGAAAAAGAGAATATTGAACAGCTTTATCGTCAAAATGCTGAAATATGACAACTGATTTGTGGGGATTAATATTTGGCCAGAAACAATGGCTTATATGATTGCACAAAAGGAAATCATCGCTAACTGGTGAAGTGAGAATGTCCATGGGATGTAAGAATCAAGTAAAGAAAGAGAATTGAAAGAAAATGATAAAAACAAATTACCAGAAAATGCATGATTGCTTTCGGTACTGAATCCTCAATGTTCTTCCGGACAATGTCATAATATGATGTCAACAACAGCTTGGTAACAGCAATCTCGATGGTCTCATGATCTGAATGAGCTTCTGAGGGCCTTAATACAGTAGGGGGCTTTTTTAAATGAACAGGAAATACATATGTTAGACCGGCAAGCAGGAAGAAATAAAGCTTTAAAAGCAGAATGTAGCTCAGCTAAACAGAATACCACGTACCTCTCTCAAATGAATCATCGAAAAACTCTGCTCCAAGTTCATAACATGTCCATTGAATGGTTTGCTAGTTGAATTATCTTCAACAGACGTCCGATTGTCATGCCCACCAAAGATCGAAGACATTCCCCAGGTTGAACCAGCATTGCTAACTGGTGAGTCATAAATAATGGTCATTAGGCTTTCAGGTAGTAATTCACTTCTCCCATGCGAGAACCATTGTACTTGTTAAGCAAATAAATTGTAAATGTATGATCAAGGTAGAGCGACTCAGAACTCGTTCAAACTACTAACTTCAGGATTTAGATTTTTTCATATATTTCATTAGTCATAAGAACAAAGTTGCCAAGCCAACCGCTTGCTTTTGGAGAGGAAGTGCTCGTTTTTACACTTTAATAGTTCTTCCACTCTTGTAGAATGGAAGATCGGGTCTAAGTTCCTTTTCCAGTATGTTCTTTCAAGTTAGGGTGATTATAAAGAGATGGTGTGTGTCAAACTCTCACCGACCAAGCAGTCAATTTGTCAGTTAAATAAGTGGTTAAAAGCACAAACAACATCATGTAGATCATAGACCTAAAAGGTGGTTTAATGAAAAATAAGCCACTGATGACTGACTTAATTTTTGACTTTTTATTGTAATCTCTTTGATTTAATTTGATACCACTGTATGTCATGGTGAAGTAAAACTTAAACCAATCGTATTTTCTCAATTTCCCTCTTGGAAGAGTTATATGCTGGCAGAATTTAATGCTAGCTTCATAATCATTTTTATGAAAGAAAAATCACAAGAATTACCAGATGGTGCAGTTTTTTCAACATCTGCAACTGGTCGAATGCCCTTTTTGCCATGGAAAGAACAGCAACATGATTAATCAACGGAATAGCTGGAAAAATTAAAGTTCAGGATTTACCTAAACTTACCTGCTCAGGAACAATGCCATTCACCAGTCGAGAAAGAATAGCACGAGACTTTACGTTTTTTTCTGAATTTGGTACTTTCTCTAACTCTACCGCATCCTAATTAATAAATCCAAATCAAGAATTGATAAGCATACCTTTGTTAACAACCCAGACAGAAATATAACTTACAAAGTGCAGCAAGTGCACATTTTTTACCTTTTGCCTGGGAACTGGAGCAGCAAACTTCGACGACTTGTTCTGTTGCAATGCGGTCTCCAAAGCTTTATTCCCACCAATAAAATTTGGATGGGAAGTGTTTATGTAATCCATCTACAGAACAGAGAAAAAGAATCCcaatccaagaataaacaatttTTAACCCATAAAAAACACTTGCAAGGATATTTAAGGCAAATGATGATGTATCTAGTATATAATGATGAAAAAGCAAAGAGCACCAAGGTATATTTGAGGATGGTGGTTGAAATATGTGACAGAGAAAATATTAACGGGGGATCAGGTTCACGTATAAAACATAATTTCTGTTGGCTGATGTAGCTACCTACCATCCCTCTGCATGAGTTGCACCAGTTTGGATACAGATAACTCATTAAATTATTGAACACAAGGGATCTAATGGAAAGACATGTACTTCACCCTAATAAGAAATTAATGCTACATTACTGTGAGTTGTTTAATCATATAAACGTGAAGCATTCTCAAATTTGTAAGTTCAAAAGATAATAATAGCAACAATAGTAAAAGTGATATAGAGAAGCAATTATAAGATTGCGGACtctgatatttttaaacatttggaTCGCAATGCTCCTAGATTGCTATGCAAATCCAATGGTCTAGGATTCAGAAATAATGTGGAAGCAAAAAAACAAGTTATGGAGAGCATCAAATTTGCATATTACCTCCATTTCCACAATGTGTCCTATCATTGTCTCCGATGGTTCAAGACCTTCTCTCAAAAAATTTCCAACAACCTCATCCATACGCTTTCTGAGAACCGGAAAACGCTGCAATTCATTAACCATACAGCGATGGCTCATCTGAAAAAGCGAACTGTGTTAATGTCCCTAGCAAAGATAAAGCACATTTATAAATAACGCTAGGATTTATAAAAGCAAGCACCTTGATTAGCTCATCGAAAATAAATCTAGCACACTGAAGACTTGGATCCAGCAGGCGAGCTATTTGTCTCCGAATAAGAACTTCAAAGGGAACCTACATGTTTGCAGTGGAAGGCCGAATGCTAAATAAATGATCttacattttctttttttttagaaaaaaaaggGAAAAGACAGACGAGACTTACTTCTGGCACAAACAATGCAGATTTGGGACCCGTTGCATTTTGAATGGCAGTGTGGATGTCATCATCTGTTAAACCAGCACATGGATCCACGTCCTGTAGAAAGGGATAATGTTAACAGAGTTTGATCTAACAATCAATTTAACATCTTCAAGAATTCCAAAGCTCAACAAATTGCTGGCGATGAGAAGAGTTTAACAAATATTTTCACTTAAAAAGATCAAGTAAGCATTGGTCAAGAAAGCAGTATTCAACTAAGGGCTAAAATTATCCCACTTTAAGATCATGCAGGAATGAACACACGGCAACTCAACATTTGACATGGCTTTATTCACTCAATAATCTACCTTTTTCTTACCCAACAAAACACTTACAGTTGCCCCAGTGAGAAAAACTTCTTTGTTCTACAGAACCAAAGCacggattatatatttatattcataAACAGTGTAAAATTTTTCACCAgtgagatatttaaaaatagatCATCAGTACAATATTTTACACTAGTGAGATATTTAAAACAGACAGACCTACAATACACAATTTTAGAAAGCATATCCACAACATTCTAAGCAAGAGCACAAACCTCTAAGCACTTCACAAATATGTTTTGGAAAATGTAATGGATTCTTGCCCCGCCAGACAACTCGGATGTTGACATTTCTTCATTTTTTCCTTCTATCATCGAAGAAAATGCTGTTTCcaacaaaaaataaatcaatcaatATGAGATGTCACGTAAGGCAGAATATGAATAAACGCAAGACAAGCTTGGACTTTTCATGCTTGATCACATATTAGACCACAACTGCAAATGCTGAAAGAAGATAAACTGCTATGTAACcaacatatttaattttttattgaattatattataatataaaatgaACTTTGAGATAAATGTAAAAACTTTTATTGTTCAGTATACCAAGCGATTCAAATAAGGAACATTGATGAATCACGATTGGCTCATTTGCAAAATAAGCCAATGAAATCAACAACAAATGAGCTCTATGCAAACCCCACGCCAAACTGCTCACAAATGGCTTGATTCATTCGCAGGTCAACAGGTCAACAAATAAACGTAAAAATTAATATCCAAAGTAATCTCTGAACAAGATAATTAGAGGAAATATACCTTCAGAATATTTTGAAAGAATGTTAAGCAATAGTGCTCCCTGGCCAGCCTGTAAGTCAATAAAAGTTCAGAGAGTAGCAAACAAGGAAATAGTAGACAGacgagtttttttaaaaaaaaccttaGATTCAGTAATATCTCCATAGCTTGCATGCTCCTTTGCAACAGAAACAAGAGCAGCACTTATGCGTGCCTTCAACCCTGGAAGAATTGTCTTAATATGCTGCACCAGAATCTGTATAACAAGGAGACAGATTATATCATACACCTATTACAGTAAAAGAAATCTCCAGTCCAATCATAGTGAGAAGGAGAGTCAGAGAACGTCAACCAACTAAATTCTATGCCAAGGTAGAGTGGACTAAACAATTATTCCAGAAACTGCCAAATGTGGGCAGAGCTTCTACATGCTTCACAAGAATACTAACTAGAAATGCTATTTAACTCTACTTGATGACCAAGGCCAAGAAATCAAATAGATTTGAAAGACAAATGACCGGAGATCAATCAAACAAATATACCTGGTTCAACTTCTTGGCCAACTGAGGAACTCCACAGCGATCGGCAAGGTCATTGTATACCTGCAAAGAAGATTAGCCCATTCAAGCAATCAGGTATGAGAAGAAAAATCAAAACTATCAACAACAATATCTAGAACATACTGGTCGGCTGCGAAAAAATTTCTCCTCTGCAATAAGTGCATCCTTGATGCTCCGATTCAAGAGAATGTCCTATTTAACGATAAAAATAACTTCGTCAAAGAAATCGCATTGAAAGTTATTGATAACTTTTCATACATCATCGATTCCCGTCTATCAAATTCAAGATGAGGTACCAATGCAGTCATCAGAATATAAAGCAACGCAAACACTTCCTCATGTGTGTTGAACGGCGTGCATTATTATTTTCATACCATAGTCAATTGCAAAGGCACGACTAGTCAACTACTCAAAGATTCATGAACTCGTTACCATAGAAAAGAATTAATAATAAGAAGTTATAA
This region of Primulina eburnea isolate SZY01 chromosome 14, ASM2296580v1, whole genome shotgun sequence genomic DNA includes:
- the LOC140811564 gene encoding dynamin-related protein 3A-like, whose translation is MAEEQSAAAASGGNSSAATPLCHSVIPIVNKLQDIFAQVGSQSMIELPQVAVVGSQSSGKSSVLEALVGRDFLPRGNDICTRRPLVLQLQQTKKKTDGADEEWGEFLHLPGKKFFDFNEIRKEIQADTEREAGRNKGVSDKQIRLKIFSPNVLDITLVDLPGLTKVPVGDQPSDIEARIRTMIMSYIKIQSCLILAVTPANSDLANSDALQMAGMADPDGNRTIGVITKLDIMDRGTDARNFLLGKVIPLQLGYVGVVNRSQEDILLNRSIKDALIAEEKFFRSRPVYNDLADRCGVPQLAKKLNQILVQHIKTILPGLKARISAALVSVAKEHASYGDITESKAGQGALLLNILSKYSEAFSSMIEGKNEEMSTSELSGGARIHYIFQNIFVKCLEDVDPCAGLTDDDIHTAIQNATGPKSALFVPEVPFEVLIRRQIARLLDPSLQCARFIFDELIKMSHRCMVNELQRFPVLRKRMDEVVGNFLREGLEPSETMIGHIVEMEMDYINTSHPNFIGGNKALETALQQNKSSKFAAPVPRQKDAVELEKVPNSEKNVKSRAILSRLVNGIVPEQGIRPVADVEKTAPSVSNAGSTWGMSSIFGGHDNRTSVEDNSTSKPFNGHVMNLEQSFSMIHLREPPTVLRPSEAHSDHETIEIAVTKLLLTSYYDIVRKNIEDSVPKAIMHFLVNHTKRELHNVFIKKLYRDNLLEEMLQEPDEVAMKRKRTRESLRVLQQAFRTLDELPLEAESVQRGYSLSTDPTGLPRIHGLPSSSFYNTTSGSTESYSASPKNPKSRKSSNSGELHSPFYGNSDSNGAGRNSVTGLYHSVDI